One window from the genome of Elaeis guineensis isolate ETL-2024a chromosome 5, EG11, whole genome shotgun sequence encodes:
- the LOC140857784 gene encoding major pollen allergen Aln g 1-like, which yields MVAGSFVEECKSTVAIDRLWKAGILDVHNLMPKIAPEHISSVEIVGGDGGVGSIKKFNFTDAVKSPVNFVKDRVDVLDNEKHVFKYSVVEGGLLGIRLKSYSFDHKFETASDGSTAGKVILEYETLDETDLSVEEKGLLMGAVLGMMKAVEGFLIANPDAYA from the exons ATGGTTGCAGGGTCCTTCGTTGAGGAGTGCAAGTCGACCGTAGCCATCGACAGGCTATGGAAGGCTGGCATCCTGGATGTGCACAACTTGATGCCAAAAATCGCGCCCGAACACATCTCCAGTGTTGAGATCGTTGGTGGCGATGGTGGTGTCGGCAGCATCAAGAAATTTAACTTCACGGACG CCGTGAAGTCGCCGGTCAACTTTGTGAAGGACCGGGTGGACGTGCTGGACAACGAGAAGCATGTATTCAAGTACTCTGTCGTCGAAGGAGGGCTTCTTGGCATCAGATTGAAGTCGTACTCCTTCGACCATAAGTTTGAGACTGCCAGCGATGGAAGCACCGCCGGGAAGGTCATTCTAGAGTATGAAACCCTCGACGAGACCGATCTCAGCGTAGAGGAGAAGGGCCTGCTCATGGGTGCAGTGTTGGGGATGATGAAGGCTGTGGAAGGATTTTTGATCGCAAACCCTGATGCATATGCCTAA